The following are encoded together in the Hoplias malabaricus isolate fHopMal1 chromosome 3, fHopMal1.hap1, whole genome shotgun sequence genome:
- the traf3ip2l gene encoding E3 ubiquitin ligase TRAF3IP2: protein MSKIIIEDIHPGAGAVPEACVVRPHVEPQPSPADLMLSSNGSSRSRPVTFFSSMCSDSHSSYSPYQPPLGLPAGYSPPAPFPSQTEGCFSTFEPNKEDWLLPGSYNSLGRGFSNGSHPSCVVSGDFCGYQSEASASHSLLDGHSPGGNSLEQPRSLHSIPTALAQQSYYPPPCPCPSHRPTCCGQGPLDSCWENQRLHHGLEYHMSFSSSCPKNPTQSDQELIERCLSIQPQPKSVQSTAPLSLEQRKVFVTYEADSEKHVKEVINFVALLRRNGFYTHIDMFEQQFRSISKIDFMERYIAEKDYLIIIIISPKYFEIVTNASLCMENDETLNTVYIHKQLQNEFIQNGCKNFRFIPVLFPGAKKCHVPTWLQNTHIFSWPRDRDDIVRRLMRVEKYNPPPIGELPTIVSIPI, encoded by the exons ATGAGTAAAATCATTATTGAGGACATCCATCCAGGCGCAGGTGCTGTTCCTGAAGCTTGTGTTGTTAGACCTCATGTAGAACCCCAGCCTTCACCTGCTGACCTCATGTTGTCTAGCAACGGATCTTCTCGAAGCAGACCAGTGACTTTCTTCAGCAGCATGTGCAGTGACTCTCATTCTAGCTACAGTCCCTATCAGCCTCCCCTGGGTCTGCCTGCAGGCTACAGCCCTCCAGCACCTTTTCCCAGCCAGACGGAGGGCTGTTTCAGTACATTTGAGCCCAACAAAGAGGACTGGCTCCTGCCAGGCTCATACAACAGCCTGGGGAGGGGATTCTCCAATGGCAGCCATCCGTCTTGTGTAGTATCTGGAGATTTCTGTGGTTATCAGAGTGAGGCCTCTGCTTCCCACTCTCTGCTGGATGGACACAGTCCAGGTGGGAACAGTCTTGAACAGCCACGCTCTCTGCACTCCATCCCCACAGCATTAGCCCAGCAAAGCTACTATCCGCCCCCATGCCCATGCCCTTCACACAGGCCTACCTGCTGCGGTCAGGGCCCACTGGACTCTTGCTGGGAGAATCAGAGGCTCCATCATGGGCTAGAGTACCACATGTCATTTTCATCTTCAT GTCCCAAGAACCCCACACAGTCAGATCAAGAGCTAATTGAAAG ATGCCTGTCTATTCAGCCTCAGCCAAAGAGTGTTCAAAGCACAGCACCCCTCTCTCTGGAGCAGA GGAAAGTGTTTGTCACTTACGAAGCAGACAGTGAAAAACATGTCAAGGAGGTCATAAATTTTGTCGCTCTACTCAGGCGCAATGGATTCTACACTCAT ATTGATATGTTTGAACAACAGTTTAGAAGCATAAGTAAGATTGACTTCATGGAGAGATACATTGCTGAG AAAGACTACCtgatcataatcatcatcagcCCAAAGTACTTTGAAATTGTGACCAATGCTTCGTTATGCATGGAAAATGATGAAACACTCAATACTGTCTATATACACAAGCAG TTACAGAATGAATTCATCCAGAACGGTTGCAAGAATTTCAGATTCATCCCTGTACTCTTTCCTGGGGCCAAGAAA TGCCACGTTCCCACATggctccaaaacacacacatcttctCCTGGCCCAGGGACAGAGATGACATAGTTCGTCGGCTCATGCGAGTTGAAAAGTACAATCCTCCCCCCATAGGAGAGCTGCCCACAATTGTCTCCATCCCAATATAA